The genomic region GGATGTCAGTGTTTTTTCAGGTCTTCTGGAGTAGAAAATCCACCAGAAATGCGATTCTGCTGATCGGACTATGCGACTCCGGGAAGACACTTCTGTTCAGCCGGGTACCTGTTTATTCCCGAGAAATTTTCCATCTTATATTGAATTTTACTGCAGTGTGCAAAACAGTGGTCGTATTAAGGCGGGCTAGATGTTTAAAGAGCAAACATATAACCATCCCATTTTGTGGAATCGGTTGCATTTTCAGAAGAATCATTATTGAGTCGAGCTCGTCATGGATTAATTgttgcatgattttttttttgtattacagCTGCTGTCTGGAAAGTTTAAAAGAACTCAAACATCCATCACAGACAGCAGTGCTATTTACAAAGCAAAAAACGACAGGGTAAGGTGTCTAGACAGCCTGTAATATTACTATGTCAAATATTATGATATGATATACTGTGTTCTCACAAAGGGCACCCTAATGAAATTAAAAAGATGGATCGTTTGGTTGCATTAATCCTCAGTAGCTGGGAATATGTTTGGGTGGCCAGTCAGTCTGTTCGATGGAGAGCCTGCTTTGCCTTTGAAATCAGGCGAGAAGCTGGACTTTGATTGATCTACCTGGGCATGAGAGCCTGCGCCCGCAGTTCATAGAGAAGTTCAAATCCATGGCCAGGTAAGGCTGTCAGCTTGCCCCTCTGGTAAATGGTGGCCCCAGGCTTCTACGAGAAGTGAGTGTCTGAACGAGGACGTCCTGTTCAAAGGGCCATCGTGTTCGTGGTGGACAGCGCCATCTTCCAGAAGGAGGTGCGTGACGTAGCAGAGCTCCTGTACTCCCTGCTGACAGATTCCGTGGTGGTGAAGAACGCGCCTACACTCCTGGTAGCTTGCAATAAGCAAGGTAGGTCCTCGTGGATGTGCTTGGCCCAGGACTGGCTCAGacggatgatgatgatgatgatgatgaagataacTACACTTCCTCTGCCCACTTTAGACATTACAATGGCTAAGTCATCAAAGCTGATTCGCCAGCAGCTGGAGAAGGAGCTGTGAGTACCTCGGTAATCATGCCTGTCTGATGCGTACGTTTGAAGCAGGTCTCCATTGTGTCGTGGTGTTTGTGCCCGCTGTCTGCCTCAGGAACACCCTGCGAGTGACGCGATCAGCGGCCCTGAGCTCCCAGGATGAGTCCTCTGGGGGCACCAGCGTGCCTCTGGGCAAGAAGGCCAAGGACTTTGAGTTCTCCCAGCTGCCCATGCATGTGGAGTTTGTGGAGTGCAGTGCCCTGGGCAGCGAGGCAGAGGAGACTGAGGCTGATATCGAGGCCCTGGAGATGTGCCTGACTAGGGTGGCGTGATGCaggtggagagagagagtgtgagtgagtgagtggagggcaggggggggctGTGACTGCATCATAAAGACACGGTCTGTGTGCTAAGTTACTTTTTTATGACATTTCCCTCTCCGTTTAGACTATGTAAGATCATTTTACGCAAAGCAGCTTGAATGTAGTATTCTTATTTATTTTGGTCACTGTCTCATGCAGGAAGGGTTAGAGAGTCTGGGTAAAATGGGAACCTAGACTGAAAACATAAATATTTGAATGCGTGAAAATGCCACCTGCTGCCTTTTACCTTTTAAGTCGTGTCCCGGCAgctttcctgagctgttttcaGTTTACATTGGTACCATGTTGAAGAAATTGAAGCAAGCTGCTGTTTCATCAGCCAGCATCAGCCCTACAGATGAATTCCAAGTGATTCCTCTTCAACACCTTTGATGAATCTATACTTCTACTTGCTTTCATCTGTGAGAAATAAACGGGAAAATCTGGACATTTATGTTTATGCTCCTTACTCTCTACAAACGTAGTTTCCCCCCCTCTTCTCTAACTTAAGAGGAGTATTTTCTGTTTATTCTTAGCTACTTTACACACCTTAAATGTTACGTtgtgttttggaaataaatTTTATCTCATGATGGAAACACTTATCAAAATGTAGAGCGCGGGAGAGTCAGGTTCAATGCCCTCTCTGCTATTTTGGCTGGGGTGGTACAGGGAGAGGAGAATGTCTTAGGGTCTGTGTTGTGGCTGAAATGGCCGGGTTCCTCTCCCTGTCTTCGCTTTACAGAACTACTGACTGTCTGTTCTGTGCCCACAGCAGGTAGTCAAGCAAGAGGCTGTGTTTCCAggagtttgtgtgtctgtgccacATGGTCACCAGTCACAGCCCGTGCGTGTCAAATGCAGTCTGTATGTTACgatgtaataaaaaccaaaacgaaACAACTGCTCTACCAGAAAGAATGCATTTATTTCTAAAGATAAATATAGTTGCTAGCAGGAAATAAAGGCAGATGTTATGGTCCAGCTGCTGTCCTCAGAGCCAGCCGATAAGCAGAGGCTGCCCGGCTGCACTCTATGCATTCTGACAGCTGTGGAAACTACAGGCTCGTTCCAGATCTGGGGAGGAAGAGAGGATCAGTAAAGATGTTTCATCTTGGGACTTAAGTCTCATAAACTTGGCGTTTATAATAAATCAAAAAAAAGGTACAATGAAATAGAGTTTTTGTGTAGTGCAATTGGCATCACCTCAAACAGATGTTGGTATATGTAGGGATATTAAAATTATATCATGGTTGCATCTATTTTTTTTGTCCTGGTTTGTTGTTGGTTTTGCCCTGGATTTGATTATATtctgtttattttgtttgtgtaATATAATAAAACTGATGAACTACCCCTGAGGCAAAATCAACAGTGTAGACAATGAAAGTGTATAATTTGAATCCGTCTTTGAGCTAATTTAAAAATGAGAGAAAACTGGTATGATAATAGTGAGTTTGTGAGGATGATGCGTTTTTATAACTCTCCGCCACTGTCTTGCGGCTTGGCCCCGGGTAACACAGCTTCATACTTTGGGTGTCGGGTGCTGTCTCACCGGAGCGGCTCTCCTCGCACTTcctgagtgatgtcaccatgtcaACATATTTTGCTCCCAAGAACTCCAAAATGCTTTGGTTGGGAGGCACCTCCACTAGGCACTCAGTGGAATCTTTGAAGAGGAGATCCACGCCCCCTGTGGATGAGAACATCTTGAAGGTGTCCCCACCCGCTGGTCCGAACCTGGCCTGTGATgcgagggaggtggggggaatACAAATGGAGGGTGACAAAGTCTCCACCAAACGATCTCTACATGTGTCATGTTATAGATTTGACCCTCACCTGCAGCTTATTCAGGATCTTGATTGCATGAgctctgctctcaggacgagTCACTACAGCATGGGCAGCCACTTTGGCCAGGTGGCAGGTGAGGTAATCGGTGACGGGGGCAGTGAGGCTGGAGCCGTTTGGACAGAGCAGCTCAAAGTCTGTCGATTTTAGTTTTGTTGCCCATTCAGGACCTTTACCTGATTGACAGCAAAACACTAATGAATGAGCTGCTTTCTTAGTGTTAGCATAGTCTT from Brienomyrus brachyistius isolate T26 chromosome 17, BBRACH_0.4, whole genome shotgun sequence harbors:
- the srprb gene encoding signal recognition particle receptor subunit beta — encoded protein: MEEKAAVRSEFSYLDSFLKELPAQDPAVLLGLVVAVIVLLFTIVFFQVFWSRKSTRNAILLIGLCDSGKTLLFSRLLSGKFKRTQTSITDSSAIYKAKNDRARSWTLIDLPGHESLRPQFIEKFKSMARAIVFVVDSAIFQKEVRDVAELLYSLLTDSVVVKNAPTLLVACNKQDITMAKSSKLIRQQLEKELNTLRVTRSAALSSQDESSGGTSVPLGKKAKDFEFSQLPMHVEFVECSALGSEAEETEADIEALEMCLTRVA